Below is a window of Campylobacter canadensis DNA.
TAATTCAATAAATACCTCTTCAGCTTTTTTATCAATTATTGCCTTATTATCACGCTTACTTTTATTTTCTATTCCATATTTTATATGAATATTCACCTTTCTTGATAGGGCAGATTTAATATAATCTAAGTATTCATTTAAAACTTGAAATCTAATCCAAGGAGATTGTATGTATATATCATTTTTAGCATTTTCTAATATATATTTAAAATATTTTTTATGTGAGCATTCATCTATTATTTGCCCATCTTTAATATCTAATGTAAAAGTATAATTTTCAAATCTATTAGAATTATCTTTCGTAGCTTGATTTTCCTTTACTTTAAAATCTTCTTTTTCTAATAATTTATCAAACAATCTTGAAATACCTTCATCAGCAACAATATCCTCACTAGCTATATTTAATGCTACTATTTTCTTTTCATTAATACTATTTTTATAAAAACAACATAAATGTTTTTTATAAAACATTGATATTTTACTAAGGTCTTTAACACTATAAAGCTTTAAAGTTTCATTATTTTCAAAATTTTGTATATTTTCAAAAATGACTTGTTTTAATGTTTTATCATCTTTATAAATATTATTTAAACAATTATTATCAGGTCTTAATGTATTGTTACGCTTTAATTCAATTGCATCTTTATCAACCTTATGTTCTAATCTAATATCACTTTGAGAAAGCTCTATAATATCTGCACTAATTGCATCAAAAATTACACAAAACTCTTTTTCTACCATTTTAGTACTTTTAATATTATTTAAATAGTCTTTTGCTTTTTTACTTAAGTTTAAGTTATTATCTAAATAAGCTTTAAATATAAGCTCTGATATTATGGTATTTAATACATCTTTATCAAGACAAGTAATTTTTTCTATAGTGCTAATTTTACTTTTTGTAGTGTCTATTAATCTTAATATAAATACTTCTATTTGTGTTAATTGTTCGTCTTCTTTAAAAATACAATTTACTATACATTTATATACTGGATAAAACACATATTTAATATCATATAACTCGTAATTATTATCTTCTCCAAAATAAGTAAATTTATGTTGTATTAAGTTAAAATTAAGCTTCATTTATTTCTCCTAAATTTCTAACTTCATATTCGCTTTTGTTTTTATATATATATTCAATTATTTCTTTAAATGGATTAAAACCATTATTTGTACAAGATTTATATAAAAAATCAATATCACCAACTATTAAAAGTAATTTTTTTGCTCTTGATAAGGATACATTTAATCTTTTTTCATCAGCTATAAAATCAATTTTACTCTTTTTACCACCACCTGCTCTTACACAATCATAAAAAATAATATCTCTATCA
It encodes the following:
- a CDS encoding phospholipase D-like domain-containing protein; the encoded protein is MKLNFNLIQHKFTYFGEDNNYELYDIKYVFYPVYKCIVNCIFKEDEQLTQIEVFILRLIDTTKSKISTIEKITCLDKDVLNTIISELIFKAYLDNNLNLSKKAKDYLNNIKSTKMVEKEFCVIFDAISADIIELSQSDIRLEHKVDKDAIELKRNNTLRPDNNCLNNIYKDDKTLKQVIFENIQNFENNETLKLYSVKDLSKISMFYKKHLCCFYKNSINEKKIVALNIASEDIVADEGISRLFDKLLEKEDFKVKENQATKDNSNRFENYTFTLDIKDGQIIDECSHKKYFKYILENAKNDIYIQSPWIRFQVLNEYLDYIKSALSRKVNIHIKYGIENKSKRDNKAIIDKKAEEVFIELKNNYANFKTYKDNSHEKFIICDNDFIINGSFNWLSYLHNEGNERKENSTITKNKDTINKKIKDFYNKEENK